In one window of Rhodopseudomonas palustris HaA2 DNA:
- a CDS encoding acetyl-CoA C-acetyltransferase gives MPEAYIYDHVRTPRGRGKADGALHEVTALALATVPLKALKERNNLKQDVVDDVILGVVDPVGEAGSDIARFAAMNAGLGEAVPGIQISRFCASGLDAVNFAAAQIMSGQHELVIGGGAESMSRIGIGASGGAWPMDPSMAVPSYFMPQGISADLIATKYGFSRDDVDAYAVQSQQRSAKSWEEGRFAKSVVPVKDINGLTILAKDEHMRPSTTMQSLGQLQPSFAPMAVMGGFDAVAIQSHPEIEKVNYVHHAGNSSGIVDGAGAVLLGSKEAGAKHGLKPRAKIRAFANIGSEPAMMLTGPVDVTKKLFERSGMKKSDIDLFELNEAFASVVLRFMQAFEIDNDQINVTGGAIALGHPLGATGAMILGTVLDELERTGKATALVTLCIGGGMGTATIIERV, from the coding sequence ATGCCCGAAGCCTATATCTACGATCACGTTCGCACGCCTCGCGGCCGCGGCAAGGCCGACGGCGCCTTGCACGAGGTGACCGCGCTGGCGCTCGCCACCGTACCGCTGAAAGCGCTGAAGGAACGCAACAACCTGAAGCAGGACGTGGTCGACGACGTCATCCTCGGCGTGGTCGATCCGGTCGGTGAGGCCGGCTCGGACATCGCGCGGTTCGCGGCGATGAACGCGGGCCTCGGCGAAGCCGTGCCGGGCATCCAGATCAGCCGCTTCTGTGCCTCGGGCCTCGACGCGGTGAACTTCGCTGCGGCGCAGATCATGAGCGGCCAGCACGAGCTGGTGATCGGCGGCGGCGCGGAATCGATGAGCCGCATCGGCATCGGCGCCTCCGGCGGCGCCTGGCCGATGGACCCGTCGATGGCTGTGCCGTCCTACTTCATGCCGCAGGGCATTTCGGCCGATTTGATCGCGACCAAATACGGTTTCTCGCGGGACGACGTCGACGCTTATGCGGTGCAGAGCCAGCAGCGCTCGGCGAAGTCGTGGGAAGAAGGCCGCTTCGCCAAATCGGTCGTGCCGGTCAAGGACATCAACGGCCTGACCATTCTGGCCAAGGACGAGCACATGCGGCCATCGACGACGATGCAGTCGCTCGGGCAGTTGCAGCCGTCGTTCGCGCCGATGGCGGTGATGGGCGGTTTCGACGCGGTGGCGATCCAGTCGCATCCGGAGATCGAGAAGGTCAACTACGTCCATCATGCCGGCAACTCTTCCGGCATCGTCGATGGCGCCGGCGCGGTGCTGCTCGGCAGCAAGGAAGCCGGTGCCAAGCACGGCCTCAAGCCGCGCGCAAAAATTCGCGCCTTCGCCAATATCGGCTCCGAGCCGGCGATGATGCTGACCGGCCCGGTCGACGTCACCAAGAAGCTGTTCGAGCGCTCCGGCATGAAGAAGAGCGACATCGACCTGTTCGAGCTCAACGAGGCTTTCGCCTCGGTGGTGCTGCGCTTCATGCAGGCGTTCGAGATCGACAACGACCAGATCAACGTGACCGGCGGCGCGATCGCGCTCGGCCATCCGCTCGGCGCGACCGGCGCGATGATCCTCGGCACCGTGCTCGACGAGCTCGAGCGCACCGGCAAGGCGACCGCGCTGGTGACGCTGTGCATCGGCGGCGGCATGGGCACCGCGACGATCATCGAACGCGTCTGA
- a CDS encoding acyl-CoA dehydrogenase C-terminal domain-containing protein, whose product MTIYKAPVEDVSFLLNNVFHFDKYNNLPGFADAAPDVRDAIINEAARLSEQVLAPLNAVGDREGCVRHDDGSVTTPKGFKEAYKQIAEGGWLGLSSPPEFGGQGLPVTLTQTVAEFQISANMAFSMYHGLTMGAAAALLVHGNAEQKALYLPKMTAGEWTGTMNLTEPQCGTDLGLLRTKAVKQADGSYKITGTKIFISAGEHDLSENIIHLVLARIEGAPAGIKGVSLFVVPKILVNADGSLGARNGVMCGSIEHKMGIHGNATCTMNYDDATGWLIGEENKGMQGMFVMMNEARLGVAVQGLAQSEVAYQNAVAYARERLQGRALSGPKATDKPADPIIVHPDVRRVLLTIRAFNEAARALVMWTALKSDVAHRSDDAKERQIADDHLGLMTPVLKGVLTDVGFSNAVLAQQVYGGHGYIAANGMEQFVRDARIAMIYEGANGIQALDLVGRKLPRDGGRAVMAFFAEVGAFAKEHGGDEAMKPFVTPLSTSLSHLQQATTWLMLNAMAAPDNAGAGATDYMQLFGLVACGYMWAKMAKVAQDKIAADGATPYLTTKLVTGRFFAERTLPGTALHLARIQAGSGTVMELPAEAF is encoded by the coding sequence ATGACGATCTACAAGGCTCCGGTTGAAGATGTCAGCTTCCTGCTGAACAACGTGTTTCACTTCGACAAGTACAACAACCTGCCCGGCTTCGCGGACGCGGCACCCGACGTGCGCGACGCGATCATCAACGAGGCGGCGCGGCTCTCCGAGCAGGTGCTGGCGCCGCTGAATGCGGTCGGCGACCGCGAGGGCTGCGTCCGCCACGACGACGGCAGCGTCACGACGCCGAAGGGCTTCAAGGAAGCCTACAAGCAGATCGCCGAAGGCGGCTGGCTCGGCCTGTCGTCGCCGCCGGAATTCGGCGGCCAGGGCCTGCCGGTGACGCTGACGCAGACCGTCGCCGAATTCCAGATCTCCGCCAACATGGCGTTCTCGATGTATCACGGCCTGACCATGGGCGCCGCCGCGGCGCTGCTGGTCCACGGCAATGCCGAGCAGAAGGCGCTGTATCTGCCGAAGATGACCGCCGGCGAGTGGACCGGCACCATGAACCTGACCGAGCCGCAATGCGGCACCGATCTCGGACTGCTGCGCACCAAGGCGGTGAAGCAGGCCGACGGCAGCTACAAGATCACCGGCACCAAGATCTTCATCTCCGCCGGCGAGCACGACCTGTCAGAGAACATCATCCATTTGGTGCTGGCACGGATCGAAGGCGCGCCCGCCGGGATCAAGGGCGTGTCGCTGTTCGTGGTGCCGAAGATCCTGGTCAATGCCGATGGTTCGCTCGGCGCCCGCAACGGCGTGATGTGCGGCTCGATCGAGCACAAGATGGGCATCCACGGCAACGCCACTTGCACAATGAACTACGACGATGCCACCGGCTGGCTGATCGGCGAAGAAAACAAGGGCATGCAGGGCATGTTCGTGATGATGAACGAGGCTCGCCTCGGCGTCGCCGTGCAGGGCCTCGCGCAGTCCGAGGTCGCGTATCAGAACGCGGTGGCCTATGCGCGCGAGCGTCTGCAGGGCCGTGCGCTGTCGGGACCGAAGGCGACCGACAAGCCGGCCGATCCGATCATCGTGCATCCGGACGTGCGCCGCGTGCTGCTCACCATCCGCGCCTTCAACGAGGCGGCGCGCGCGCTGGTGATGTGGACGGCGCTGAAGAGCGACGTCGCGCACCGTTCCGACGACGCCAAGGAGCGGCAGATCGCCGACGATCATCTCGGCCTGATGACGCCGGTTCTGAAGGGCGTGCTGACCGACGTCGGCTTCTCCAACGCGGTGCTGGCGCAGCAGGTCTATGGCGGCCACGGCTACATCGCCGCCAACGGCATGGAGCAGTTCGTCCGCGATGCCCGCATCGCGATGATCTACGAGGGCGCCAACGGCATTCAGGCGCTGGATCTCGTCGGCCGCAAATTGCCGCGCGACGGCGGCCGCGCGGTGATGGCGTTCTTCGCCGAGGTCGGCGCCTTCGCCAAGGAGCACGGCGGCGACGAGGCGATGAAGCCGTTCGTCACGCCGCTGTCGACCTCGCTCAGCCATCTGCAGCAGGCCACCACCTGGCTGATGCTGAACGCGATGGCGGCGCCCGACAATGCCGGCGCCGGCGCCACCGATTACATGCAGCTGTTCGGCCTGGTGGCCTGCGGCTACATGTGGGCGAAGATGGCCAAGGTGGCACAGGACAAGATTGCCGCCGACGGCGCCACGCCCTATCTGACCACCAAGCTCGTCACCGGCCGGTTTTTTGCCGAGCGAACCCTGCCGGGCACCGCGCTGCATCTCGCGCGAATCCAGGCCGGCAGCGGTACGGTGATGGAATTGCCGGCGGAAGCGTTCTGA
- a CDS encoding nuclear transport factor 2 family protein, with translation MALTGLDKWYAFMKSHDAAALWELLHPDAVFESPVVHTPQAGRDIVFKYLTSAEKVLGGPGFSYVGEWRSDNGAVLEFENVIDGIKLNGVDIITFAEDGRITRFKVMVRPLKAINLLHRLMGEQLARQ, from the coding sequence ATGGCCTTGACCGGGCTCGACAAGTGGTACGCCTTCATGAAATCCCACGACGCCGCGGCGTTGTGGGAGCTGCTGCATCCCGACGCGGTGTTCGAGAGCCCGGTCGTTCACACGCCGCAGGCCGGGCGCGACATCGTGTTCAAGTACCTCACGAGCGCCGAGAAGGTGCTGGGCGGCCCGGGTTTCAGCTATGTCGGCGAATGGCGCAGCGACAACGGCGCGGTGCTCGAGTTCGAGAACGTGATCGACGGCATCAAGCTCAACGGCGTCGACATCATCACTTTCGCCGAGGATGGCCGTATTACCCGTTTCAAGGTCATGGTAAGACCACTGAAAGCGATCAACCTGCTGCATCGGCTGATGGGAGAGCAACTGGCGCGACAATAA
- a CDS encoding TetR/AcrR family transcriptional regulator — protein sequence MDSDTKDRLTRSDWLAHGLRTLARHGANALKVGDLAAGLEVSRGSFYWHFRDATDFRLQLLQLWQERATDQVFRDIDAAIVGPARLTHLMKLAFNEDRSLDRAIRELAATDPTAAAMVASVDARRIDYLSKLMIESGVEGRRALPRAEFLYWAYIGQTAVLNPAHTVVTESDIDDLSALFTR from the coding sequence ATGGATTCAGATACCAAGGACCGGCTGACACGTTCGGACTGGCTCGCGCACGGGCTGCGGACGCTGGCCAGGCACGGGGCGAATGCCCTCAAGGTCGGCGATCTCGCGGCCGGGCTGGAGGTGTCGCGGGGCAGTTTCTACTGGCACTTCAGGGACGCCACCGATTTCCGCCTGCAACTCCTGCAGCTCTGGCAGGAGCGAGCGACCGACCAGGTGTTTCGCGACATCGACGCCGCCATCGTCGGGCCGGCGCGGCTGACGCATCTGATGAAGCTCGCCTTCAACGAGGACCGAAGCCTCGACCGGGCGATCCGCGAGCTTGCGGCGACCGATCCCACTGCGGCGGCGATGGTCGCCTCGGTGGATGCCCGGCGCATCGACTATCTGTCGAAGCTCATGATCGAGTCGGGCGTCGAAGGCCGGCGCGCGCTACCGCGGGCCGAATTTCTGTACTGGGCCTATATCGGTCAGACCGCGGTGCTGAACCCGGCCCACACCGTCGTGACGGAATCGGATATCGACGATTTGAGCGCCCTGTTCACCCGATAG